GTTGCTAAATTTGGtggtttgaatttgaatagTGACATGTGACTGATGTGAGAAAGGAAAGAAGTTGGCAAGGGCTAatgtgagaaaaaaaagaaggaaaagagTATCAAGTTTTATCGAGATAATTATACATTCTAACCTTTCCAAGAAAGATAGTCCTCCAAATGCCATAAAATACACAAACTTTGGTTGTTTTTTCGCACAcgaatttagaatattattattacaaaaatacacaaattttgaaaatttaatttctaatatatgagtacatgatttttaactaattaaagatGAAGATATATGATAACCATGTGGAAGTATGTGTCCTCAGTGGTGTGAGTAATTACAAAATATGATGATTCACCCATTTAAAAttaccatttttaattttttatttagttgaaaataattaacagGCATTGTAAATACATATCATGTGTGTTTTAATGCGAGatgaaatttttatacttGATCATAACAAGGAGTAATAAAGCAAAACAAACGGAGGAATTGATAACAAAAGATGTGCTTGGGGGAATCGAATGAGGAAGAAACGatgactaattaattaatttacttatttgctttttttgtCGGCTTTACTCTTGTGTTGGTGTTTTCCAATATAATAGCATTCCCAAAACAAGAAGCCTTCTAACTTCAATCGAACTTCTATTCCCTACCtattcattataaatattccaaTCGTCAACATAAAATAGTAGgaatataaataagaaaattatggTATGTGAGTTacggtaagagagaattaaaGTAGAGGgattaaagaattaaatatttaaaaaaaggatttatgttgttttaatgaaataacACAACTATAATGGAATAGTACAACTCGACTACATGAGAGTGGAAAAATTTTTagcattataaaattagtaaagtgaaaaaataataaaatattagaaagagagaaaagaaagtatagacggactaaaataataaaatcaacttatTTTCAGTGGAGACCGAGGAAATTCTAGTACTCCATTAATCAACGTTAAATCCCAAGTTTCTGAGGAATAAAACGAACAGAATGCTAAGGAAAAGCCGTTAATAAGAATTTTGAAACAAGAATACAAAAGCTAGTTGGCATAGTTATAAAATACTCTATTCAACATGTAATTCAACTCATTCTTTCTCTCCGTCTAGAAGAATTCGACGAGacaaaaaaatctttaaaaataacGTTGTAGAGACCAAGCTACAACTTTGTCTCTTCATTTCGTTTTCTTATTAATGAGTGAGGAAATGAAGAAGAGCTTTTCTACAAATTTGGTGAGGGCCACATATTGGTCCCTATCCACACATCCATTTTTGTAGGAACATATTTATCTTCCACTTATTAGACTTTATATCTCAAAGGGAAAATATCATTCTTTTTCACCTTTTTTGCCTACCTATATTTACAACGAAATACTCATATTACTAAAAAACATATGTGAAACAAAAACtctatatttgattatttttcctTATGATGAAATGAATTCCAGtaattaagatattttaatgtgTGAATGGCTTTGCCgcttatttatttcaaaatcgGTTAAAGAGCTTTACCGAAAAGTCAGAATAGACACAGCTCAGCCTATCTACCATGTTGCTTTCAAACCAGTCAATGAAGCCTAACCAAGAACCATTACAAAAttcaacataaaatatgagaaatgcACATGTATGGTTAAGCTGTCCATTCCATCACCAAATTTATAGACTAGAAAAGCtgtaataaaattcaaaaaagaaaagcttAACTATTTACAGAAGACATATCCTATGAGAAAGAAACCAAGATCCCCTACTAACCACTACTACCAACCTATCTTCTCTCATCTAATTTTTCCAACCATAATTTCACTCTCtcattataaaagaaaaggtCGTTGGGGAGGTGGGCCCCATGTCATCCACCTAGTATGTGTGTTGTTCAATTTCTCAAATCCAGACCAGCCAAACCAAACCTCAAAGCATCCAAGCAAGTAAATATGCcaccaaacaaaacaaaaccgaCCCGTGTCATAATCAATAACAAGATTTGATCAATCCCAAGTTGTATAGATTCCTCCTCACCATGTTACCAATTGACCAAATCATGGCCGTCGCCTCCTCCCTCTCCCCTTTCTCGTGATATATCAACGGCAGCTCCTTCACTTTCAAGCTACTCACCCCAATCTTATGCCGGACCGAGTCGATGAGCTTCTCATCCGCAGCATTACCCATGGCGTCCGTCACGTAGAACACGTTCCTGGCCGTCCCCATGGACGTCGAGATCTCCGCTCTCACGACGTTGAGCCCGTTCTCGCGGAATGTCCGCGTCACGTCGGCCAGGAGACCTTTCTTATCGACCGTGCAGAGCTCGAGCCTTACACCCTGTGAATTAAACAAGGCAACATTCCCTTTCACAATTTGTTCAAAACCAACATAAAGAAATATGTAGGCTCAAAGTAGTCTTTTTTCACCTGAGATGCTCTCCTTTTGATCGCTGCCACAATGCAGAGGATAACGCGCTGCTTTTCGGCCTCCGAGTTTATCGGGGTGCCATCCATGTGTCTGATGAAGAATTCCTGATCAAAAAACATAACCCACCTTGTAAGGAAAAAAATCTTAAACAGCTAAACAACTCAACAAAACAGAGGTATCCTCTTGTAAGAGCTATGGCACAATATCATACCAATGATGCTCTGTCGCCCGATGTGTCCACGGTAGCATGGAAAACGACGTACCCCATGTCCGTCAACGTGCAAACCACATCGAACAGAAGCTTGTTCCTATCCTTGCAGTGAATACTCACAACAGAGTAATCCTTCTCCAAGTAGTTCTGCACCAACACCAAGGGCACATCGCCACAAACGTTACCATCGTAGTCCCTATCCGCGAACATCATTTGGTGAAGCCGTCTCTCCATGTGAGTAACGGCCAGAGACACCGAGGTCTTAGCACTCCGGATATCATTATCCCCTCTCAACACATTCCGCAGCATCCCCTCCATTTTCTCCAGCTTCTCCGAGTCCTCCACCGAGCAGCCCGAATCATCGTCCGTCAAATAGATCAGCGACGCAATACGGCCGTTGTGCGTCCACACCTTGGCATCAACCACATTGCAATGCAGATTCGACAGCACCGCAAAAACCTCAGATAGCAGCCCGACCCGATCCGTGCCAGTTAGCTCCAAAGCAGTTAGGCCATCAATACTCTTTGATCTACCATAATGAACCGTCTCTAGTGACTGCACCAACCGTAATTAATTATAGCAAGAATTTCATAAGTGAAAG
The nucleotide sequence above comes from Salvia hispanica cultivar TCC Black 2014 chromosome 5, UniMelb_Shisp_WGS_1.0, whole genome shotgun sequence. Encoded proteins:
- the LOC125191405 gene encoding ACT domain-containing protein ACR8-like, whose amino-acid sequence is MEWPTYLDEYEKLLIRMSTPRVMIDNVGCSNATVLTIDSARKHGILLEAIQVLTDLNLSIKKAYICSDGRWFMDVFHVTDLNGNKLTDESVLGCIEESLETVHYGRSKSIDGLTALELTGTDRVGLLSEVFAVLSNLHCNVVDAKVWTHNGRIASLIYLTDDDSGCSVEDSEKLEKMEGMLRNVLRGDNDIRSAKTSVSLAVTHMERRLHQMMFADRDYDGNVCGDVPLVLVQNYLEKDYSVVSIHCKDRNKLLFDVVCTLTDMGYVVFHATVDTSGDRASLEFFIRHMDGTPINSEAEKQRVILCIVAAIKRRASQGVRLELCTVDKKGLLADVTRTFRENGLNVVRAEISTSMGTARNVFYVTDAMGNAADEKLIDSVRHKIGVSSLKVKELPLIYHEKGEREEATAMIWSIGNMVRRNLYNLGLIKSCY